From Thunnus maccoyii chromosome 21, fThuMac1.1, whole genome shotgun sequence, the proteins below share one genomic window:
- the nup58 gene encoding nucleoporin p58/p45 isoform X2, which translates to MSGFNFGAGTLGSTNAGGGFSFGAVTSAPAANTGGFSFGTALGTAAPTPAASTTSTTASLGLGGSLFGQKPPGGFSFNTPASSAAAPTAGLTLGAPASTAASTGFSLAFNKPTASATPFSLTTTSTTSSAPAGAGLSFGSVLTSTAPQQPAAAGFTLGLGGSTTTAAATVPSLGGGLFSNTVSAGLGQTALGGGGLTLGSLLATSTAVSAAPAPSVGLGGVDFSTSSENKSDASSGTNAQDSKALKDENLPPVICQDVENFQKFVKEQKQVQEDISRMSSKAISKVQDDIKNLKQLLSVSASGLQRQALAIDKLKLETAQELKNADIALRTQKTPPGLQHENTAPSDYFRSLVEQFEVQLQQYRQQIEELENHLTTQSSGSHITPQDLTLAMQKLYQTFVAQAAQLQSVHENVKILKHQYLSYRRAFLEDSTDVFESKRASNRKWQSAPRVTTGPAPFSSVPNAAAVAMAATLTQQQQPTPGFGGGPGFGGVGTGGSSFAFSSTSKPTGGSLSAGFGSSSSSGFNFSNPGINPSAGLTFGVSNQPAAGFATGGPLLQLKKPPAGNKRGKR; encoded by the exons ATGTCTGGCTTTAACTTCGGAGCAGGGACTCTTGGTTCCACCAACGCGGGTGGGGGATTCTCATTCGGGGCTGTAACCAG TGCACCTGCGGCCAATACTGGTGGCTTCTCCTTTGGAACTGCTTTGGGTACAGCAGCTCCAACCCCTGCTGcctccaccaccagcaccacaGCATCCCTTGGCCTAGGAGGCAGTCTCTTTGGTCAGAAACCTCCTGGGGGATTTTCTTTCAACACACCTGCCTCAA GTGCTGCTGCACCCACTGCTGGCCTTACATTAG GTGCCCCAGCATCTACAGCTGCCTCCACTGGCTTCAGCTTGGCCTTCAACAAGCCCACTGCATCAGCAACACCTTTCTCCCTCACCACCACCTCTACCACCTCGTCAGCTCCTGCTGGGGCAGGTTTATCATTTGGCTCTGTCCTGACCTCCACTGCTCCACAGCAGCCAGCTGCCGCCGGCTTCACCCTCGGTCTTGGCGGTTCAACAACGACAGCAGCCGCAACAGTCCCCTCACTGGGCGGGGGTCTCTTCTCCAACACTGTGTCTGCAG GTTTGGGTCAGACTGCTCTTGGAGGAGGAGGTTTAACGTTAGGTTCTTTGTTAGCTACCTCTACGGCAGTGTCAGCGGCTCCAGCTCCCAGTGTTGGTTTAGGTGGGGTCGACTTCAGCACTTCTTCTGAGAATAAGAGCGACGCATCATCTGGAACCAATGCACA GGACAGTAAAGCTTTAAAAGATGAGAACCTGCCTCCGGTCATCTGTCAGGATGTCGAGAATTTCCA aaaatttgtgaaagaacagaaacaggttcaagaggACATAAGCAGGATGTCATCTAAGGCCATCTCTAAAGTTCAAGATGACATCAAGAACCTCAAACAGCTTCTCTCTGTCAGCGCCAGCGGTCTGCAGCGACAGGCTCTGGCCATTGACAAGCTGAAGCTGGAGACAGCACAG GAGCTGAAAAATGCTGACATAGCACTGCGTACACAAAAGACTCCCCCTGGACTTCAACATGAGAACACTGCTCCATCAGA TTATTTCCGTAGCCTGGTAGAGCAATTTGAGGTGCAGTTGCAGCAGTACCGGCAGCAGATAGAAGAGCTGGAGAACCACCTGACAACGCAGAGCAGTGGCTCCCACATCACACCTCAGG atCTGACTCTGGCCATGCAGAAGTTGTACCAGACATTTGTTGCACAAGCTGCCCAGCTCCAGTCTGTCCATGAGAATGTCAAG ATCTTGAAGCACCAGTACCTTTCCTATCGCCGGGCCTTCCTGGAAGACTCCACAGATGTTTTCGAGTCCAAACGGGCATCCAACAGGAAGTGGCAGAGTGCACCGCGAGTCACAACTGGGCCTGCCCCATTCTCCAGTGTGCCAAACGCTGCAGCGGTTGCCATGGCAGCCACATTGACCCAGCAACAGCAGCCAACTCCAG GTTTTGGTGGTGGGCCAGGATTTGGTGGGGTGGGGACTGGGGGTTCTTCTTTTGCCTTCTCCTCCACCAGTAAGCCCACAGGAGGCAGTCTGAGTGCAG GttttggcagcagcagcagctcaggcTTTAACTTCAGTAACCCTGGCATCAACCCCTCGGCCGGCCTGACCTTTGGTGTGTCTAATCAACCCGCGGCAGGCTTCGCCACAGGAGGGCCCCTGCTCCAGCTCAAGAAACCCCCTGCCGGTAATAAAAGGGGCAAGAGATAG
- the nup58 gene encoding nucleoporin p58/p45 isoform X3: MSGFNFGAGTLGSTNAGGGFSFGAVTSAPAANTGGFSFGTALGTAAPTPAASTTSTTASLGLGGSLFGQKPPGGFSFNTPASSAAAPTAGLTLGAPASTAASTGFSLAFNKPTASATPFSLTTTSTTSSAPAGAGLSFGSVLTSTAPQQPAAAGFTLGLGGSTTTAAATVPSLGGGLFSNTVSAGLGQTALGGGGLTLGSLLATSTAVSAAPAPSVGLGGVDFSTSSENKSDASSGTNAQDSKALKDENLPPVICQDVENFQKFVKEQKQVQEDISRMSSKAISKVQDDIKNLKQLLSVSASGLQRQALAIDKLKLETAQELKNADIALRTQKTPPGLQHENTAPSDYFRSLVEQFEVQLQQYRQQIEELENHLTTQSSGSHITPQDLTLAMQKLYQTFVAQAAQLQSVHENVKILKHQYLSYRRAFLEDSTDVFESKRASNRKWQSAPRVTTGPAPFSSVPNAAAVAMAATLTQQQQPTPGFGSSSSSGFNFSNPGINPSAGLTFGVSNQPAAGFATGGPLLQLKKPPAGNKRGKR; encoded by the exons ATGTCTGGCTTTAACTTCGGAGCAGGGACTCTTGGTTCCACCAACGCGGGTGGGGGATTCTCATTCGGGGCTGTAACCAG TGCACCTGCGGCCAATACTGGTGGCTTCTCCTTTGGAACTGCTTTGGGTACAGCAGCTCCAACCCCTGCTGcctccaccaccagcaccacaGCATCCCTTGGCCTAGGAGGCAGTCTCTTTGGTCAGAAACCTCCTGGGGGATTTTCTTTCAACACACCTGCCTCAA GTGCTGCTGCACCCACTGCTGGCCTTACATTAG GTGCCCCAGCATCTACAGCTGCCTCCACTGGCTTCAGCTTGGCCTTCAACAAGCCCACTGCATCAGCAACACCTTTCTCCCTCACCACCACCTCTACCACCTCGTCAGCTCCTGCTGGGGCAGGTTTATCATTTGGCTCTGTCCTGACCTCCACTGCTCCACAGCAGCCAGCTGCCGCCGGCTTCACCCTCGGTCTTGGCGGTTCAACAACGACAGCAGCCGCAACAGTCCCCTCACTGGGCGGGGGTCTCTTCTCCAACACTGTGTCTGCAG GTTTGGGTCAGACTGCTCTTGGAGGAGGAGGTTTAACGTTAGGTTCTTTGTTAGCTACCTCTACGGCAGTGTCAGCGGCTCCAGCTCCCAGTGTTGGTTTAGGTGGGGTCGACTTCAGCACTTCTTCTGAGAATAAGAGCGACGCATCATCTGGAACCAATGCACA GGACAGTAAAGCTTTAAAAGATGAGAACCTGCCTCCGGTCATCTGTCAGGATGTCGAGAATTTCCA aaaatttgtgaaagaacagaaacaggttcaagaggACATAAGCAGGATGTCATCTAAGGCCATCTCTAAAGTTCAAGATGACATCAAGAACCTCAAACAGCTTCTCTCTGTCAGCGCCAGCGGTCTGCAGCGACAGGCTCTGGCCATTGACAAGCTGAAGCTGGAGACAGCACAG GAGCTGAAAAATGCTGACATAGCACTGCGTACACAAAAGACTCCCCCTGGACTTCAACATGAGAACACTGCTCCATCAGA TTATTTCCGTAGCCTGGTAGAGCAATTTGAGGTGCAGTTGCAGCAGTACCGGCAGCAGATAGAAGAGCTGGAGAACCACCTGACAACGCAGAGCAGTGGCTCCCACATCACACCTCAGG atCTGACTCTGGCCATGCAGAAGTTGTACCAGACATTTGTTGCACAAGCTGCCCAGCTCCAGTCTGTCCATGAGAATGTCAAG ATCTTGAAGCACCAGTACCTTTCCTATCGCCGGGCCTTCCTGGAAGACTCCACAGATGTTTTCGAGTCCAAACGGGCATCCAACAGGAAGTGGCAGAGTGCACCGCGAGTCACAACTGGGCCTGCCCCATTCTCCAGTGTGCCAAACGCTGCAGCGGTTGCCATGGCAGCCACATTGACCCAGCAACAGCAGCCAACTCCAG GttttggcagcagcagcagctcaggcTTTAACTTCAGTAACCCTGGCATCAACCCCTCGGCCGGCCTGACCTTTGGTGTGTCTAATCAACCCGCGGCAGGCTTCGCCACAGGAGGGCCCCTGCTCCAGCTCAAGAAACCCCCTGCCGGTAATAAAAGGGGCAAGAGATAG
- the ropn1l gene encoding ropporin-1-like protein, whose protein sequence is MPPPDTIYCAQQINIPPELPDILKNFTKAAIRTQPKDLLLWSMAYFSALSKGECLPVKDRLEMNVATQKTDTGLTPGLLKTLHKQLSPGQKCSKEELQKKWKGLCLPMNQLEILLSLGSFSSDIDCMEFFALGCSALGGTLMSSLKFACEILTEDEEGGAARIPFSTFVKLYTYLAHLDGDMPQDHIDNFLSSLQPQVNKQNGMIQVSNFYISRK, encoded by the exons ATGCCTCCTCCAGACACAATTTACTGTGCCCAGCAAATCAACATTCCTCCCGAGCTGCCAGACATCCTCAAAAACTTCACTAAGGCAGCCATCCGAACACAGCCCAAGGATTTGCTGCTGTGGTCTATGGC ATACTTCAGTGCGCTGTCTAAAGGAGAGTGTCTGCCTGTCAAGGACAGGCTGGAGATGAATGTTGCCACCCAGAAGACAGACACTGGGCTGACTCCAGGTCTACTCAAGACTCTCCACAAACAG CTGTCCCCGGGGCAAAAATGCAGCAAGGAGGAACTGCAGAAGAAATGGAAGGGTCTGTGTCTACCCATGAATCAGTTGGAGATTCTGCTGTCGCTGGGCAGCTTCAGCTCAGACATTGACTGCATGGAGTTCTTCGCCCTGGGCTGCAGTGCTCTGGGAGGG ACCCTCATGAGTTCTCTGAAGTTTGCATGTGAGATCCTgacagaggatgaggagggcGGTGCTGCGAGGATCCCGTTCAGCACCTTCGTCAAACTATACACCTACCTGGCTCACCTGGACGGAGACATGCCACAGGACCACATCGACAACTTCCTCAGCAGCCTGCAGCCACAAGT CAACAAGCAGAACGGCATGATTCAGGTTTCCAACTTCTACATCAGCAGGAAGTGA
- the nup58 gene encoding nucleoporin p58/p45 isoform X1, with product MSGFNFGAGTLGSTNAGGGFSFGAVTSAPAANTGGFSFGTALGTAAPTPAASTTSTTASLGLGGSLFGQKPPGGFSFNTPASSAAAPTAGLTLGAPASTAASTGFSLAFNKPTASATPFSLTTTSTTSSAPAGAGLSFGSVLTSTAPQQPAAAGFTLGLGGSTTTAAATVPSLGGGLFSNTVSAGLGQTALGGGGLTLGSLLATSTAVSAAPAPSVGLGGVDFSTSSENKSDASSGTNAQDSKALKDENLPPVICQDVENFQKFVKEQKQVQEDISRMSSKAISKVQDDIKNLKQLLSVSASGLQRQALAIDKLKLETAQELKNADIALRTQKTPPGLQHENTAPSDYFRSLVEQFEVQLQQYRQQIEELENHLTTQSSGSHITPQDLTLAMQKLYQTFVAQAAQLQSVHENVKILKHQYLSYRRAFLEDSTDVFESKRASNRKWQSAPRVTTGPAPFSSVPNAAAVAMAATLTQQQQPTPGTQAPLGAGFGNPFASAVGTSLGSSALGGFGGGPGFGGVGTGGSSFAFSSTSKPTGGSLSAGFGSSSSSGFNFSNPGINPSAGLTFGVSNQPAAGFATGGPLLQLKKPPAGNKRGKR from the exons ATGTCTGGCTTTAACTTCGGAGCAGGGACTCTTGGTTCCACCAACGCGGGTGGGGGATTCTCATTCGGGGCTGTAACCAG TGCACCTGCGGCCAATACTGGTGGCTTCTCCTTTGGAACTGCTTTGGGTACAGCAGCTCCAACCCCTGCTGcctccaccaccagcaccacaGCATCCCTTGGCCTAGGAGGCAGTCTCTTTGGTCAGAAACCTCCTGGGGGATTTTCTTTCAACACACCTGCCTCAA GTGCTGCTGCACCCACTGCTGGCCTTACATTAG GTGCCCCAGCATCTACAGCTGCCTCCACTGGCTTCAGCTTGGCCTTCAACAAGCCCACTGCATCAGCAACACCTTTCTCCCTCACCACCACCTCTACCACCTCGTCAGCTCCTGCTGGGGCAGGTTTATCATTTGGCTCTGTCCTGACCTCCACTGCTCCACAGCAGCCAGCTGCCGCCGGCTTCACCCTCGGTCTTGGCGGTTCAACAACGACAGCAGCCGCAACAGTCCCCTCACTGGGCGGGGGTCTCTTCTCCAACACTGTGTCTGCAG GTTTGGGTCAGACTGCTCTTGGAGGAGGAGGTTTAACGTTAGGTTCTTTGTTAGCTACCTCTACGGCAGTGTCAGCGGCTCCAGCTCCCAGTGTTGGTTTAGGTGGGGTCGACTTCAGCACTTCTTCTGAGAATAAGAGCGACGCATCATCTGGAACCAATGCACA GGACAGTAAAGCTTTAAAAGATGAGAACCTGCCTCCGGTCATCTGTCAGGATGTCGAGAATTTCCA aaaatttgtgaaagaacagaaacaggttcaagaggACATAAGCAGGATGTCATCTAAGGCCATCTCTAAAGTTCAAGATGACATCAAGAACCTCAAACAGCTTCTCTCTGTCAGCGCCAGCGGTCTGCAGCGACAGGCTCTGGCCATTGACAAGCTGAAGCTGGAGACAGCACAG GAGCTGAAAAATGCTGACATAGCACTGCGTACACAAAAGACTCCCCCTGGACTTCAACATGAGAACACTGCTCCATCAGA TTATTTCCGTAGCCTGGTAGAGCAATTTGAGGTGCAGTTGCAGCAGTACCGGCAGCAGATAGAAGAGCTGGAGAACCACCTGACAACGCAGAGCAGTGGCTCCCACATCACACCTCAGG atCTGACTCTGGCCATGCAGAAGTTGTACCAGACATTTGTTGCACAAGCTGCCCAGCTCCAGTCTGTCCATGAGAATGTCAAG ATCTTGAAGCACCAGTACCTTTCCTATCGCCGGGCCTTCCTGGAAGACTCCACAGATGTTTTCGAGTCCAAACGGGCATCCAACAGGAAGTGGCAGAGTGCACCGCGAGTCACAACTGGGCCTGCCCCATTCTCCAGTGTGCCAAACGCTGCAGCGGTTGCCATGGCAGCCACATTGACCCAGCAACAGCAGCCAACTCCAG GGACCCAGGCACCCTTGGGGGCAGGGTTTGGAAACCCCTTTGCCTCGGCAGTTGGCACTAGCTTGGGCTCCTCTGCTCTTGGAG GTTTTGGTGGTGGGCCAGGATTTGGTGGGGTGGGGACTGGGGGTTCTTCTTTTGCCTTCTCCTCCACCAGTAAGCCCACAGGAGGCAGTCTGAGTGCAG GttttggcagcagcagcagctcaggcTTTAACTTCAGTAACCCTGGCATCAACCCCTCGGCCGGCCTGACCTTTGGTGTGTCTAATCAACCCGCGGCAGGCTTCGCCACAGGAGGGCCCCTGCTCCAGCTCAAGAAACCCCCTGCCGGTAATAAAAGGGGCAAGAGATAG